A region from the Variovorax sp. RKNM96 genome encodes:
- a CDS encoding DUF3311 domain-containing protein, whose amino-acid sequence MADPHSPTRPTRRRLGHRWLLVFPFIWQACLAPAVNDIALTPFGLPFPMFWQMAGIVLTSVVIAIVFRLDARAGVEAEEAAFLAHSLKAHEDGAP is encoded by the coding sequence ATGGCCGACCCGCATTCCCCCACACGCCCCACTCGGCGACGCCTTGGACACCGCTGGCTGCTGGTCTTTCCGTTCATCTGGCAGGCCTGCCTTGCGCCGGCCGTGAACGACATCGCGCTCACCCCGTTCGGACTGCCCTTCCCCATGTTCTGGCAGATGGCGGGCATCGTGCTGACCAGCGTGGTCATCGCGATCGTCTTTCGCCTCGATGCCAGGGCCGGCGTCGAAGCCGAGGAAGCCGCCTTCCTCGCCCACAGCCTGAAGGCCCACGAGGACGGCGCACCATGA
- a CDS encoding cupin domain-containing protein has translation MIGDRLKELRTARGLSLRELAAQAGVSATLLSQIERAVTDPSLETLRRLAGVFGESVSSLFSEPTPPTVWISRPNQRVMLTAPKGQVAYERLTAGAGQLEVLRAVLEPGQMSADEPRGHESAECVYVVTGALVAQVAGVDYAVKAGESISFDARLPHRYLNASKAPTEIILSVTPPNP, from the coding sequence ATGATCGGCGACCGACTGAAGGAATTGCGAACGGCCCGCGGCCTGTCCCTGCGCGAACTGGCCGCGCAGGCGGGCGTGTCCGCCACGCTGTTGAGCCAGATCGAGCGCGCCGTCACCGATCCGAGCCTGGAAACCCTGCGCCGGCTCGCCGGGGTGTTCGGCGAATCGGTGTCGTCGTTGTTCTCGGAGCCGACGCCGCCGACCGTCTGGATCAGCCGGCCCAATCAGCGCGTGATGCTCACCGCGCCCAAGGGCCAGGTGGCCTACGAGCGGCTGACGGCCGGCGCGGGACAGCTCGAAGTGCTGCGCGCCGTGCTCGAGCCGGGCCAGATGTCGGCCGACGAGCCGCGCGGCCACGAGTCGGCCGAATGCGTCTACGTCGTTACGGGCGCGCTGGTGGCGCAGGTGGCGGGCGTCGACTACGCGGTGAAGGCCGGCGAGAGCATCTCCTTCGACGCGCGGCTGCCGCACCGCTACCTGAATGCCTCGAAGGCGCCGACCGAAATCATCCTGTCCGTCACCCCACCGAACCCCTGA